A genomic stretch from Sphingobacterium sp. ML3W includes:
- a CDS encoding TonB-dependent receptor yields MINKILLTCMALLSFSLSVFAQEIVEVTGVIVDTQRSPLIGVSIAVKDAPGLGTTTDSKGNYKIKVERYKTLVFSSVGYQKQEVLVKDSHIIDVSLKESETSVLDEVVVTGTGTQKKLTLTGAASGVDVETMKSNPTSSITNALAGNVPGVMAMMQSGQPGRNISEFWIRGISTFGGGSAALVLVDNVERDINDINIEDIETFTVLKDAAMTAIYGSRGANGVILITTKRGKEGKININFKDETIYNTRTITPEFEDGVTYANLLNEARITRNFEPIYRPEELEILRLGLDPDLYPNVNWKDLLLKDGAMTYRANLNMIGGGATTRYFVSGSYVDEGGMYKTDETLRNDYNTNANYKRWNYRLNADINVTKSTVLKVGVAGSLDKRNSPGLGDQDLWGSFFGYSPISTPVLYSNGRVPTIGDGNKINPWVMSTQSGFNENWQNKVQTDVTIEQNFDFITKGLRLRGIVGFDTYNNNNITRIKLPELWHAERARDENGNLIFTHKANPREMEQGGYSEGNRREFYDVMFNYDRKIGDHNLGAVARFTRDAFTKTVDLGNDIKNGVSRRNQALAGRLTYNWKSRYVADFNFGYTGSENFAMGQQYGFFPAVAAAWNISEEPFVKNNVPWLNLLKVRYSWGKVGNDQLKIGNNNERFPYLYTIDEIWRRDNNGNLILDGGQRIPEGGYQWADYGLDRYYGGIRYSQVASPYVTWEMATKNNLGLDIALFRDKIVANFDFFDEKRTGIYMERRFLPSMVGLESIPRANVGGVKSRGFDGRLEYKQKIGELNLTARSNITYSKNEITAIDEENNVYGYQNQKGYRVDQSIGLIALGLFKDYDDIRNSPKQQFDNNPPNYQPGDIKYKDVNGDGIVDDGDRVAIGATRRPNLVYGIGASVSWRGFDLSVHFQGSGKSTFSIYGKTVQAFREGEWGQVMKGVMGDNRWISADISGDPSTENPNASYPRLSFGDNINNFRESTFWLKNGQYLRLKTLDIGYTLPKHLTNRIKANSIRLFLVGSNLLTWSKFKLWDPELATPRGEDYPLPKSFTFGININL; encoded by the coding sequence ATGATAAATAAAATATTACTAACATGTATGGCGCTTCTCAGTTTCAGCTTGAGTGTGTTCGCACAAGAAATTGTTGAAGTAACGGGTGTTATTGTCGATACCCAAAGGTCCCCTTTGATCGGTGTCAGCATCGCTGTGAAAGACGCTCCGGGGCTAGGGACGACCACGGATAGCAAGGGTAACTATAAGATAAAGGTAGAGCGTTACAAAACACTCGTCTTCTCTTCTGTTGGCTATCAAAAACAGGAAGTACTTGTGAAAGATTCACATATCATTGATGTGAGCTTGAAAGAATCGGAGACCAGTGTATTGGATGAGGTGGTGGTAACAGGAACAGGAACTCAAAAGAAGCTGACTTTGACGGGGGCTGCAAGTGGAGTCGATGTAGAAACCATGAAATCCAACCCGACTTCAAGTATCACGAATGCACTCGCTGGAAATGTACCAGGAGTAATGGCGATGATGCAGTCTGGTCAGCCCGGTAGAAATATCTCCGAGTTTTGGATACGTGGTATTTCTACCTTCGGTGGTGGTAGCGCAGCTTTAGTTTTGGTAGACAATGTTGAGCGCGATATCAATGATATAAATATCGAAGATATTGAAACATTTACAGTGCTTAAAGATGCAGCTATGACTGCAATTTATGGCTCTAGAGGTGCAAACGGCGTTATCCTGATCACTACTAAACGCGGTAAAGAGGGAAAAATCAACATCAATTTTAAGGACGAAACCATTTATAATACGCGTACGATTACGCCTGAATTTGAGGATGGTGTAACTTATGCTAACCTACTAAATGAGGCCCGGATCACACGAAATTTTGAACCTATTTATCGTCCGGAAGAGCTGGAAATCTTGCGTTTGGGATTGGACCCGGATCTTTATCCCAATGTCAACTGGAAAGATCTGTTGTTGAAAGATGGTGCCATGACGTATAGGGCAAACCTCAATATGATAGGAGGAGGGGCCACAACGCGTTATTTCGTGTCGGGAAGTTATGTCGATGAAGGTGGTATGTATAAAACAGATGAAACACTGCGCAACGATTATAACACAAATGCTAATTATAAACGTTGGAATTATCGTCTGAATGCGGATATCAACGTGACCAAAAGCACGGTATTGAAAGTTGGTGTTGCGGGATCACTGGACAAACGGAATAGTCCAGGCCTGGGTGATCAGGATCTTTGGGGTTCTTTTTTTGGATATTCCCCGATCAGTACACCAGTGCTGTATTCCAACGGCCGTGTGCCAACAATAGGAGATGGCAATAAGATCAATCCATGGGTCATGTCAACACAGTCGGGATTCAATGAAAATTGGCAAAACAAAGTGCAGACCGATGTCACAATCGAACAGAACTTTGATTTTATTACCAAAGGTTTAAGGCTTAGGGGTATTGTCGGCTTTGATACCTATAATAATAACAATATCACACGTATTAAATTGCCTGAATTATGGCATGCCGAACGCGCGCGTGATGAGAATGGAAATCTCATTTTTACGCATAAGGCTAATCCCAGAGAAATGGAACAGGGAGGGTACTCCGAAGGAAATAGACGGGAGTTTTATGATGTTATGTTTAATTATGATCGCAAAATCGGAGACCATAATTTAGGAGCAGTTGCACGTTTTACCCGCGATGCTTTTACCAAAACAGTTGATTTGGGCAATGACATCAAAAATGGTGTATCACGACGTAACCAGGCATTAGCAGGAAGATTAACCTATAATTGGAAGTCGCGTTATGTTGCTGATTTCAATTTTGGTTATACGGGTTCGGAAAACTTTGCCATGGGGCAACAATATGGCTTCTTTCCCGCTGTCGCAGCAGCATGGAATATCTCCGAGGAACCTTTTGTCAAAAATAATGTTCCTTGGCTGAATTTGCTTAAAGTACGTTACTCCTGGGGTAAGGTGGGAAATGACCAACTTAAAATAGGCAACAACAACGAACGCTTCCCGTACTTATATACGATTGATGAAATCTGGCGTAGAGATAATAATGGGAACCTTATACTGGACGGCGGTCAGAGGATTCCCGAAGGGGGGTATCAATGGGCTGACTATGGCCTAGATCGTTATTATGGTGGTATTCGGTATAGTCAGGTGGCTTCGCCCTACGTAACATGGGAAATGGCTACCAAAAATAACCTGGGTTTGGATATCGCTTTATTTCGGGATAAAATTGTCGCCAACTTCGATTTCTTTGATGAGAAACGTACCGGCATTTATATGGAACGAAGATTTTTGCCAAGCATGGTTGGCTTGGAAAGTATTCCAAGAGCGAATGTGGGCGGAGTAAAATCACGTGGTTTCGACGGACGCTTGGAATATAAACAGAAGATTGGTGAATTGAACCTTACAGCACGTAGCAATATCACCTATAGTAAGAACGAAATTACGGCAATCGATGAGGAAAATAACGTATATGGTTATCAAAATCAAAAAGGCTATCGTGTGGATCAGTCTATAGGATTGATCGCTTTAGGCTTGTTTAAAGATTACGATGACATTCGCAATAGCCCGAAACAACAGTTTGATAATAATCCACCAAATTATCAGCCCGGAGATATAAAATATAAAGATGTCAATGGAGATGGCATAGTGGATGATGGTGACCGGGTGGCCATAGGAGCAACGCGAAGACCTAATTTGGTTTATGGTATAGGTGCTTCTGTAAGTTGGCGCGGATTTGACCTTAGTGTCCATTTCCAAGGATCAGGGAAATCTACTTTTTCGATTTATGGAAAAACGGTACAAGCCTTTCGTGAAGGCGAATGGGGCCAGGTGATGAAAGGTGTCATGGGTGATAATCGTTGGATTTCTGCCGACATATCAGGCGATCCATCAACCGAGAATCCGAATGCATCTTATCCACGTTTAAGTTTTGGAGACAATATTAATAATTTCAGAGAGTCAACATTTTGGTTGAAAAACGGACAATATCTTCGTTTGAAAACTCTGGATATTGGTTATACACTGCCAAAACACCTCACCAATCGGATTAAGGCCAATAGCATTCGCCTGTTCCTCGTCGGCTCAAATTTATTGACCTGGTCAAAATTCAAACTTTGGGATCCAGAGCTGGCAACACCAAGGGGCGAGGATTATCCCCTACCCAAGTCATTTACATTTGGCATCAATATTAACCTATAA
- a CDS encoding IPT/TIG domain-containing protein: MRTKQVASRALYRLGRLWVFMILTFGLWACKNDTTAIMGESKPFDPNKPVVVSDFNPKSGGMGQRLIIYGQNFGNDPKNVTVLIGGQQAVVINALGESLYCLVPKQAFAGDIEVRVGGAEKPVIGRAEAKFDYKRKLVVSTLAGYRNARGDEPWKDGKFKDADQNKMASGFWLSSFMKFDPMNPKHLWVTFDDNNGLYLINFEDSTITKKRSDFNRPRSVDFSVDGKYMIVAQDRGGENDESTLLFSRAKSFLDKEVLTKSRQCNGASIHPINGEMYFNSYAKGEFFRFDLNQYFTDKTVKAEQLYVIQDPEWEYRALIHPTGNYAYILVINQGYIMRADYNWDKKRFNQPYLVCGKVRESGYKDGVGSSARVNQPYQGVFVKNQAYVEAGKPDVYDFYFTDLMNHAIRMLTPEGAVTTFAGRGSSSLNTNPYGYVNGDLRADARFDRPSGIAYNEKEQAFYIGDRENRRIRKIALEEMDENDQD; the protein is encoded by the coding sequence ATGAGAACAAAACAAGTAGCGAGTAGAGCCTTGTACCGATTGGGTAGACTCTGGGTCTTTATGATTCTCACCTTTGGTCTTTGGGCCTGCAAGAACGATACAACAGCAATTATGGGAGAATCTAAGCCTTTTGATCCCAATAAACCAGTCGTCGTGTCTGATTTCAACCCAAAATCGGGCGGTATGGGTCAGCGTCTAATTATTTATGGGCAAAATTTCGGAAATGATCCGAAGAATGTTACTGTACTTATAGGAGGACAACAAGCAGTCGTTATTAATGCTTTAGGAGAGTCATTGTATTGCCTTGTTCCCAAACAGGCTTTCGCGGGGGATATCGAAGTGCGTGTTGGCGGGGCCGAGAAACCTGTCATAGGACGGGCAGAAGCAAAGTTTGATTATAAACGTAAGCTGGTGGTATCCACACTCGCTGGTTACCGGAATGCCCGCGGTGACGAACCTTGGAAAGATGGCAAGTTTAAAGATGCTGACCAAAACAAAATGGCGAGCGGCTTTTGGCTTTCCTCTTTTATGAAGTTTGACCCCATGAATCCTAAACATCTGTGGGTGACATTTGATGATAATAATGGCCTTTATCTGATCAATTTTGAGGATAGCACGATTACCAAAAAGCGTTCCGATTTTAACCGTCCGCGTAGTGTAGATTTTTCGGTAGATGGGAAATATATGATTGTGGCGCAAGATCGGGGAGGAGAGAACGATGAATCTACCCTCTTGTTTTCCCGTGCAAAGAGCTTTCTCGATAAAGAAGTACTGACCAAAAGTAGACAATGTAATGGGGCCTCCATCCACCCAATTAATGGGGAAATGTATTTTAACAGTTATGCAAAGGGAGAGTTCTTCCGTTTTGATCTCAATCAGTATTTCACGGATAAAACGGTAAAAGCTGAGCAGTTATATGTGATTCAGGATCCGGAGTGGGAGTATCGGGCTTTGATCCATCCGACGGGAAACTACGCCTATATTTTGGTGATTAACCAGGGTTATATTATGCGTGCGGACTACAACTGGGATAAAAAACGGTTTAACCAACCCTATTTAGTTTGCGGTAAAGTCCGTGAATCCGGTTATAAAGATGGGGTGGGATCCTCAGCCCGTGTCAATCAGCCCTACCAAGGGGTATTTGTAAAAAATCAAGCCTATGTGGAAGCAGGTAAGCCTGATGTCTACGATTTTTATTTTACAGACCTTATGAATCATGCCATTCGTATGCTTACGCCTGAAGGTGCCGTAACAACTTTTGCTGGTAGAGGTAGTTCAAGCCTGAATACTAATCCTTACGGTTATGTTAATGGAGATCTAAGGGCAGATGCTCGTTTTGATCGACCATCAGGCATCGCCTATAATGAAAAAGAACAAGCTTTTTATATCGGAGACCGGGAAAATAGGCGAATTCGTAAGATCGCTCTGGAGGAAATGGATGAAAATGACCAAGATTAA
- a CDS encoding DUF6266 family protein, whose amino-acid sequence MAIIKNGVNGTVSGKAGSVVFVLTKTGNYVRSLPRVKKRAPTPEQLLSRTRFKIVRSHISLLNSIIKIGYKAYSYPKRAYDVAMSYNLNEALIQEGDGFVVNWQKFMIAKGSPNPITSYTMDFDQEKQVLQVTWEYDAYLEKKFDTRSYDSFLILYSAADNSVEFPLLMNDSKNSLISGKQDVNIPEHRKEATYEVYLFFVESYGGGNTDSLHLGKIKV is encoded by the coding sequence ATGGCAATCATCAAAAATGGCGTTAATGGAACTGTTTCTGGGAAAGCAGGTTCCGTTGTGTTTGTGTTAACGAAAACAGGAAATTATGTGCGTTCTCTCCCGCGCGTTAAAAAACGGGCGCCCACTCCTGAACAGTTGCTCAGTAGAACGCGCTTCAAAATTGTGAGGTCGCATATTAGCCTGTTAAATTCGATCATCAAGATAGGTTATAAGGCGTATAGCTATCCAAAGCGGGCATACGATGTCGCTATGTCTTATAATCTGAACGAAGCACTTATCCAGGAAGGAGACGGTTTTGTGGTTAACTGGCAGAAATTTATGATTGCCAAAGGAAGCCCAAACCCCATCACTTCCTACACGATGGATTTCGATCAGGAAAAACAAGTGCTTCAGGTTACTTGGGAATATGATGCCTATCTGGAGAAGAAGTTTGACACAAGGTCTTACGATTCCTTCTTAATCCTGTATAGCGCAGCGGATAATAGTGTTGAATTTCCACTTTTGATGAACGACTCGAAAAACAGCTTAATCTCTGGCAAACAAGATGTTAATATTCCAGAGCATAGAAAGGAAGCGACTTATGAAGTGTATCTATTTTTTGTAGAGAGCTATGGTGGAGGTAATACAGATAGCCTGCACTTGGGGAAGATAAAAGTTTGA
- the purD gene encoding phosphoribosylamine--glycine ligase: MNILIIGSGGRESAFAYKLSKSPRLGQLFIAPGNAGTGAYGQNVNIKVTDFEAIASFVLENAIQMVLVGPEEPLVKGIHDYFLNRADLKEIPVIGPQQEGAQLEGSKDFSKQFMDRHGIPTAASRSFDVASLEEGLVYLESQKLPIVLKADGLAAGKGVLICETLEDAKAELKAMIADSKFGEASRVVVVEEFLKGIELSVFVLTDGNSYKVLPSAKDYKRIGEGDTGLNTGGMGSISPVPFADETFLNKVEERIIKPTVEGLKKDGIPYKGFIFIGLMNIEGEPYVIEYNVRMGDPETESVLPRIESDLLDLLEGVAQGNLDQRSYTVSPKTAVTVMLVAGGYPGAYESGKEIANMENVKESIVFQAGTKEQDGKVVTAGGRVIAVTTLQDSLFDALQQATADAGRIYFEGKYFRRDIGFDLI, encoded by the coding sequence ATGAATATCCTAATAATCGGTTCCGGAGGTCGTGAATCTGCCTTCGCCTATAAGTTGTCGAAAAGTCCACGTTTAGGTCAATTGTTTATTGCTCCAGGAAATGCTGGTACAGGAGCATATGGCCAAAATGTCAATATTAAAGTTACTGATTTTGAAGCTATCGCCTCCTTTGTGTTGGAAAATGCGATACAAATGGTACTCGTAGGACCAGAAGAGCCATTGGTAAAAGGTATTCATGATTATTTTTTGAACCGTGCAGATTTGAAAGAGATTCCGGTAATCGGTCCGCAACAGGAAGGAGCCCAATTAGAGGGTTCAAAAGATTTTTCGAAACAGTTTATGGATCGACATGGCATACCTACTGCTGCATCACGTTCTTTTGATGTCGCGTCATTGGAGGAAGGATTGGTTTATCTCGAGAGCCAAAAATTGCCGATCGTTCTTAAAGCCGATGGTTTGGCTGCGGGAAAAGGCGTTTTGATCTGTGAAACACTTGAAGATGCTAAAGCTGAATTGAAAGCTATGATTGCGGATTCCAAATTTGGAGAGGCAAGTCGCGTCGTTGTCGTTGAGGAATTTTTAAAAGGAATTGAGCTATCGGTATTCGTATTGACAGATGGAAACTCCTATAAGGTATTACCTTCTGCGAAAGATTATAAGCGGATAGGAGAGGGAGATACGGGGTTAAATACAGGTGGAATGGGATCTATTTCTCCAGTACCTTTTGCTGACGAAACATTTTTGAATAAGGTGGAAGAACGTATCATCAAACCAACTGTCGAAGGACTGAAGAAAGATGGTATTCCGTATAAAGGCTTTATTTTCATTGGATTGATGAATATTGAAGGGGAACCATATGTCATTGAATATAATGTTCGTATGGGCGATCCAGAGACAGAATCTGTATTGCCACGGATTGAATCTGATCTATTGGATTTGTTGGAAGGCGTTGCGCAAGGAAATTTAGACCAACGTTCTTATACCGTTTCACCAAAAACAGCCGTTACGGTGATGTTAGTGGCGGGAGGTTACCCTGGAGCCTATGAATCTGGAAAAGAGATCGCGAATATGGAAAACGTCAAGGAATCTATTGTATTCCAAGCAGGGACCAAGGAGCAGGATGGTAAGGTTGTCACTGCCGGTGGACGTGTAATTGCCGTTACGACATTACAAGACTCACTTTTTGATGCTCTTCAACAGGCTACTGCTGATGCCGGAAGAATTTATTTTGAAGGAAAATACTTCAGACGTGACATCGGTTTTGACCTAATCTAA
- a CDS encoding TonB-dependent receptor plug domain-containing protein — protein MYARILLLVNCLLLPFLALAQIDQTLQTLESYHENHVTEKIYLHLDKNDYSAGENIWFKMYCTTAPFNYLSNISKIANIELISPTNNVIKSIKIPLTLGLGIGDFSLSDTLVEGSYRIRAYTRWMQNDSISNFYERIIPITNGRADNVITQSTLLKNGNENFFQINLKTIQGAPLINSSVSYALKQDGQKEKTGRLKSNENGTIALELKDNFKGGLLTLQFLSSDKRRVLKSFTVPNPNQQNSIQIFPESGELVNNILSKTGVKVLSPAGLGLKSKIKIGEENQSPIIEFETNALGMGSMPLILSAGKKYIATAIFPDGNSVSAPLPPVAASGYVLTVNSGLKDKIAAQLSSTNDLVTGKDVYLIAQYNGIVLHAVKQKLNGPEILFNIPKKDLPSGVIQLSVLNEQMTPIIERLVFNYNAPKTLFPIAIQLNKPSFSTRDQVIANLSVKEGSSDTSKIAALSAAVVNLSKIDSTTDQYYSSIISELLLKSDLRGFVERPNYYFEDLNNIRFTDLDNLMLIQGWRKLDWKNSLSTTNNPHLPEKGLTISGTVKKTGRKAVVPNAKVTLVPTSNMMLSIDTLTNNDGRFVFDNLLFADSIKFIVTGNGPKEKNRVDILVDETAVPAVTESKDQPLIANDVNTKLIDQLKGSQQFLTELEAAGIIQKSIKLEEVQVNRVRTNKADKNSRNLNGPGHADQVLSAEDLSTCTTLEQCLAGRLVGVIFRNGVPYSTRSMGMNGGSPMQVVLDGMYIEADQISMINIQDIASIEVLRSIGNTAIYGMYGGNGVLVITSKSGEAFSASYTPTGIVTIVPKGLHVNRNFFKPQYNTAQKQELKRDLRTTIAWESNLVTEKNGKTKFDFFTSDEPGTYKIIIEGVDMEGKIAHLEYLIEVKPQ, from the coding sequence ATGTACGCTCGAATATTGTTGTTAGTCAATTGCCTATTACTTCCTTTCTTGGCGCTCGCTCAAATTGATCAAACGTTACAGACATTGGAGTCTTACCATGAAAATCATGTAACCGAAAAAATTTATTTACATCTAGACAAAAATGACTATTCGGCCGGTGAAAATATTTGGTTCAAAATGTATTGTACCACCGCACCTTTCAACTACTTGAGCAATATCAGCAAAATCGCCAATATCGAATTAATCTCACCAACAAATAACGTCATCAAGAGCATCAAAATTCCACTAACATTAGGGCTCGGCATTGGTGATTTCAGCCTTTCTGACACCCTCGTGGAGGGTTCGTATAGAATTAGAGCGTACACCCGTTGGATGCAAAATGATTCCATATCCAATTTCTATGAGCGTATTATTCCTATCACCAACGGAAGAGCGGATAATGTCATAACCCAAAGCACATTGCTTAAAAATGGGAATGAAAATTTCTTCCAGATCAATCTAAAAACAATTCAGGGAGCACCTTTAATAAACAGCAGTGTAAGCTATGCCCTCAAACAAGATGGCCAAAAGGAAAAGACAGGACGATTAAAATCCAATGAAAATGGAACGATAGCACTTGAACTCAAAGATAACTTTAAAGGCGGGCTATTAACATTGCAATTCCTTTCCTCAGACAAAAGACGTGTGTTAAAGAGTTTTACCGTCCCAAATCCAAATCAGCAAAACAGTATCCAGATTTTTCCTGAAAGTGGTGAATTGGTAAACAATATCTTGAGCAAAACTGGAGTCAAAGTTCTTAGCCCTGCAGGCTTGGGTCTAAAATCAAAAATCAAAATCGGAGAGGAAAACCAATCGCCGATCATCGAATTTGAGACCAATGCTCTTGGTATGGGAAGCATGCCGCTTATTCTAAGCGCTGGAAAAAAATATATTGCCACAGCAATCTTCCCAGATGGAAATTCGGTAAGCGCCCCACTGCCTCCAGTAGCAGCCTCTGGCTATGTCCTCACCGTCAATTCGGGTTTAAAAGACAAAATCGCAGCCCAATTATCCTCCACTAATGATCTGGTAACCGGCAAAGATGTTTATCTAATCGCACAATATAATGGTATTGTACTACATGCTGTAAAGCAAAAGTTAAATGGACCGGAGATTCTATTCAATATTCCCAAAAAGGATCTTCCTTCGGGAGTGATTCAACTGTCTGTACTTAATGAGCAGATGACCCCCATCATCGAGAGGCTCGTCTTTAATTACAATGCTCCTAAAACATTATTTCCAATAGCAATCCAGTTAAATAAGCCTTCCTTTTCGACGAGAGACCAGGTCATCGCAAACCTCTCCGTTAAAGAAGGTAGTAGCGATACATCAAAAATAGCGGCACTATCTGCTGCTGTAGTCAATCTCAGTAAAATCGATTCTACGACAGACCAATATTATTCTTCCATAATCTCGGAGCTTCTACTCAAATCCGATCTCCGTGGTTTTGTAGAGCGGCCGAATTATTATTTTGAAGATCTAAATAACATCCGGTTTACTGATCTTGACAACCTCATGTTGATCCAAGGCTGGCGTAAACTGGATTGGAAGAATTCTCTCAGTACAACGAATAATCCACATCTACCTGAAAAGGGACTCACAATATCAGGAACAGTAAAGAAAACTGGGCGCAAAGCGGTCGTTCCTAATGCGAAGGTGACCTTAGTACCAACGAGCAATATGATGCTGAGTATAGATACATTGACAAATAATGATGGTCGATTTGTTTTTGATAACTTATTATTCGCTGATAGTATTAAATTTATAGTAACGGGGAATGGTCCAAAGGAGAAGAATAGGGTCGATATACTTGTTGACGAAACCGCAGTTCCAGCAGTTACGGAAAGCAAAGACCAGCCATTGATCGCGAATGATGTAAACACCAAACTGATCGATCAACTCAAAGGTAGCCAGCAATTTTTGACGGAACTGGAAGCTGCTGGTATTATTCAAAAAAGTATTAAATTGGAGGAAGTCCAAGTTAACAGGGTAAGGACCAATAAAGCAGACAAAAATTCAAGAAATCTCAATGGCCCCGGCCATGCAGATCAGGTTTTATCTGCGGAAGATCTATCGACCTGCACAACCCTGGAGCAATGTCTCGCAGGAAGACTAGTGGGCGTTATCTTCCGAAATGGAGTCCCTTACAGCACCCGATCGATGGGAATGAACGGGGGTAGTCCCATGCAGGTTGTTTTAGATGGAATGTACATTGAGGCGGATCAGATCAGCATGATCAATATTCAGGACATCGCAAGTATCGAGGTGCTGAGGAGCATAGGCAATACCGCCATTTATGGTATGTATGGCGGAAACGGTGTATTGGTCATTACGAGTAAATCTGGTGAAGCATTTTCAGCCTCCTATACGCCAACAGGAATTGTCACAATTGTGCCTAAAGGACTGCATGTAAACCGTAATTTTTTCAAACCACAATATAACACCGCTCAAAAGCAGGAACTCAAGCGTGATCTCAGAACAACCATCGCCTGGGAATCTAACCTGGTTACAGAGAAAAATGGGAAAACCAAATTTGATTTTTTCACTTCTGATGAACCCGGAACTTATAAAATTATCATCGAAGGAGTTGACATGGAGGGCAAAATTGCCCATCTTGAATATTTAATAGAAGTGAAACCACAATAG
- a CDS encoding enoyl-CoA hydratase/isomerase family protein, whose protein sequence is MEHIKTNIEDHILSIFLDRGKSNAIDTKLLKELIETLESNQENDAVRGAILIGKENFFSAGLDLITLFGYDEDQIREFWNLFLEATSLLASFPKPIAAAISGHSPAGGCVFALCCDYRIMAEGNFVIGLNEIPVGLIVPESIFQLYAFWIGKRHAYQNLLEGKLLSPQEAKSQGLVDEVVPADILFNTAAKKIRQITQFNQKTWQTSKLNFRKEIILKLRENREETIQAILEQWWLPSTRSILKSIIENLTSKK, encoded by the coding sequence ATGGAGCACATTAAAACCAACATAGAAGACCATATTTTAAGTATTTTTTTGGATCGGGGAAAGTCAAACGCCATCGATACAAAGCTATTGAAAGAACTTATAGAGACCTTGGAATCTAACCAAGAAAACGATGCCGTCCGTGGAGCGATTCTTATTGGTAAGGAAAACTTTTTTAGTGCCGGTCTCGACCTTATAACCTTATTCGGCTATGATGAGGATCAAATCCGGGAATTCTGGAATCTTTTTTTGGAGGCAACGTCGCTACTGGCCTCTTTTCCTAAACCGATAGCTGCCGCCATATCTGGTCATAGCCCTGCTGGAGGTTGTGTATTTGCCTTATGCTGCGATTATAGGATCATGGCTGAGGGGAATTTTGTCATAGGTCTCAATGAGATACCTGTTGGGCTTATCGTTCCCGAAAGTATCTTCCAACTTTATGCTTTTTGGATCGGGAAACGACATGCTTACCAGAATCTCCTCGAGGGAAAACTGCTTTCTCCGCAGGAAGCAAAATCACAGGGCTTAGTCGATGAAGTCGTTCCAGCGGATATACTTTTTAATACCGCAGCAAAGAAGATCAGACAGATCACGCAGTTTAATCAAAAGACTTGGCAGACTTCTAAACTAAACTTCAGAAAAGAAATAATTCTTAAATTGCGCGAAAATAGAGAAGAAACTATTCAGGCCATTCTAGAGCAATGGTGGTTACCGTCAACACGGTCTATATTAAAGTCGATCATCGAAAACTTGACTTCAAAAAAATAA